From Methanosarcina lacustris Z-7289, one genomic window encodes:
- a CDS encoding type I restriction-modification system subunit M, which produces MPETNAQNKLKTSDHMRLPPEKKSKIDALWDRFWSGGLSNPLQSIEQMSYLIFMKRLEDMDVLEQRRANATGQAYVSIFGGHEECRWSEWKHKPAEEMMKHVRDVVFPFIKDIHDGEKTLFSQHMKDAVFMVPKPSLVQEAVGIIDELDISGQSSDMQGDIYEYLLSQLATAGKNGQFRTPRHIIRMIVELVDPDVNDRICDPACGTAGFLFTAYRYILRKYTSPDMVIEDEEGDWHNLIGDHITEQKAWDKLHKDTFYGFDFDSTMVRIALMNMVLHGIRAPHIEPTDTLSNQYSGEEEFTVILANPPFKGSIDKNDINDRLTLGTTKTELLFVEKMIRLLEIGGKCGVIVPDGVLFGSSNAHKDLRKLLLEKCQIEGIVSMPSGVFKPYAGVSTAVLIFTKGGNTEKIWFYDMVADGYSLDDKRTPVDRKGDIPDIIERFRKRREENPTDRKGKCFYVSAAEIKANNYDLSISRYKEIEYEEVRYEKPEVIIEKIEELEGKILENIDELKLLLNEET; this is translated from the coding sequence ATGCCTGAAACTAACGCTCAAAACAAGTTAAAAACAAGTGATCACATGAGACTCCCACCCGAAAAAAAGTCAAAAATAGATGCCCTCTGGGACAGGTTCTGGAGCGGCGGGCTGTCCAACCCTTTGCAGTCCATTGAGCAGATGTCGTACCTCATTTTCATGAAAAGGCTTGAGGATATGGACGTGCTGGAGCAGAGGCGGGCGAATGCTACCGGGCAGGCTTATGTTTCTATCTTTGGGGGGCATGAGGAGTGCAGGTGGTCGGAATGGAAGCACAAACCGGCTGAGGAGATGATGAAACACGTCAGGGATGTTGTGTTTCCGTTCATCAAAGATATTCATGATGGGGAGAAGACTCTTTTTTCGCAGCACATGAAGGACGCTGTGTTCATGGTCCCCAAGCCGTCTCTTGTACAGGAAGCGGTAGGGATCATTGACGAGCTCGACATTTCAGGACAGAGTTCTGATATGCAGGGAGACATTTACGAATACCTCCTGAGCCAGCTTGCAACCGCAGGGAAGAACGGGCAGTTCAGGACGCCGAGGCACATAATCAGAATGATAGTCGAGCTTGTTGACCCTGACGTCAATGACAGGATCTGTGATCCTGCGTGTGGGACGGCTGGTTTCCTGTTTACGGCTTACAGGTATATCCTCAGGAAATACACAAGTCCTGACATGGTCATTGAAGACGAGGAAGGGGACTGGCACAACCTTATCGGGGACCACATAACCGAGCAGAAGGCATGGGACAAGCTGCATAAGGACACCTTCTACGGTTTTGATTTTGACTCGACAATGGTCAGGATTGCACTAATGAACATGGTCCTGCACGGGATCAGGGCTCCTCATATAGAACCTACTGACACGCTCTCAAACCAGTACAGCGGAGAAGAAGAGTTCACAGTCATCCTGGCAAACCCGCCTTTCAAGGGGAGCATTGATAAAAACGATATCAACGACAGGCTGACACTCGGCACCACAAAGACCGAACTTCTTTTCGTAGAGAAAATGATCAGGCTGCTTGAGATCGGTGGGAAGTGCGGAGTAATCGTGCCTGACGGTGTGCTCTTCGGAAGCTCAAATGCTCACAAAGACCTCCGGAAGCTCCTGCTCGAAAAATGCCAGATCGAAGGAATAGTTTCCATGCCTTCAGGTGTTTTCAAGCCCTACGCAGGCGTCTCAACCGCAGTGCTCATCTTCACAAAAGGCGGAAACACGGAAAAGATCTGGTTCTACGATATGGTAGCAGATGGGTATTCCCTGGACGATAAACGGACTCCGGTAGACAGAAAAGGAGATATTCCGGACATTATCGAGCGGTTCAGGAAACGCAGAGAGGAAAACCCGACCGACAGGAAAGGGAAATGTTTTTACGTCTCAGCAGCCGAAATCAAAGCCAATAATTACGATCTTTCCATTTCCAGGTACAAAGAGATCGAATATGAAGAAGTCAGGTATGAAAAGCCTGAGGTTATAATTGAGAAGATCGAGGAACTTGAGGGAAAGATCCTGGAAAATATTGACGAATTGAAATTGTTGCTCAATGAAGAGACGTGA
- a CDS encoding zinc ribbon domain-containing protein: MSKKKTNQVKDFQHKLSKTMVENTRANTIIVGDLDVKQMAQPKVKDGIKQKKTKQNKGLNRSTQGLGNLGRFVQFLTYKAEIIGKRIIRIDEKNTYRKCCYCGKKHDMPTWERVMLCDCGNNIDRDRNSAINIMIRYLSQNTLWTGYQQFVDNLRQYRLPDGIEVHTEAK; encoded by the coding sequence ATGAGTAAAAAGAAAACAAATCAAGTTAAGGATTTCCAGCACAAACTATCAAAAACAATGGTTGAGAATACCAGAGCTAATACTATAATTGTTGGGGATTTAGATGTAAAACAAATGGCTCAACCTAAAGTTAAAGATGGTATAAAACAAAAAAAGACCAAACAAAATAAAGGTCTAAATCGTTCTACTCAGGGTTTAGGAAATTTAGGCAGATTTGTTCAATTCTTGACCTATAAAGCAGAAATTATAGGTAAACGTATAATAAGAATTGATGAAAAAAACACGTATAGGAAGTGTTGTTATTGTGGAAAAAAACATGATATGCCTACCTGGGAACGTGTTATGTTATGTGATTGTGGTAACAACATAGATAGAGATAGAAATTCTGCTATCAATATCATGATACGTTATCTATCACAGAATACCTTGTGGACAGGCTATCAACAATTTGTTGATAATCTTCGACAATACAGGCTTCCCGATGGAATTGAGGTTCATACCGAAGCCAAATGA
- a CDS encoding transposase yields the protein MESRRDKDIKQRKDLNADTLFSLIRSRFENLKDHQSEKAQIPLADAFMSAFAMFSLKDPSLLFFEARRSDTNLKTIYKVNKVPCDTQMRKILDEQDPASIEPLFSDIFHQLQRGKCLEKMVYLDDYYLFSIDGTGYFSSNKIHCKSCCTKTNSKTGEVTYHHQMLCGAIVHPDLKEVIPFAPEPIVKQDGEKKNDIERNASKRYLEKLRKTHPHLHLIVVEDSLYSNAPHIRELEKHNLNYIIGAKEGDHNFLFNYIKSAVKDKLTTEIKFEKDGVAHQFRFMNKVPLNESNQDQLVNFVEYWETTPKKTLHFSWVTSLKVTEENVFDIMRGGRARWRIENETFNTLKNQGYHFEHNFGHGYKNLSVVFAMLMMLAFLVDQVQQIASRLFNAVWKKLGTKRRMWEDIRSLFIGYSVDSMEEILIALFYGFKKGKLLISSDPPPS from the coding sequence ATGGAATCCCGCAGAGATAAAGATATAAAACAACGAAAAGATCTGAATGCTGATACATTATTCAGTTTAATTCGTTCGAGATTTGAGAATTTAAAAGATCATCAATCAGAAAAAGCTCAGATTCCTCTAGCTGATGCTTTTATGTCTGCTTTTGCGATGTTTTCGCTCAAAGACCCTTCTTTGCTCTTTTTTGAGGCGAGGCGATCAGATACAAACTTGAAGACAATCTACAAGGTAAATAAAGTACCTTGTGACACTCAAATGCGCAAGATCTTAGATGAACAAGACCCTGCTAGCATTGAGCCTTTATTCAGTGATATTTTCCATCAGTTACAACGAGGAAAGTGCCTGGAAAAAATGGTGTATCTGGATGATTATTATTTGTTTTCCATCGATGGTACAGGCTATTTCTCTTCGAATAAGATTCATTGTAAATCTTGTTGTACAAAAACGAACTCGAAAACGGGTGAAGTTACCTATCATCACCAGATGTTGTGTGGAGCAATCGTTCATCCTGATTTAAAGGAGGTAATACCTTTTGCACCAGAGCCGATCGTCAAACAGGATGGAGAGAAAAAGAATGACATCGAACGCAATGCAAGCAAGCGTTATTTAGAGAAATTAAGGAAAACACATCCTCATTTACACCTCATTGTAGTGGAGGACTCTTTATATTCAAATGCTCCACATATTCGGGAATTAGAGAAGCATAATTTGAATTATATTATAGGAGCAAAAGAAGGTGATCATAATTTTTTGTTCAATTATATTAAGTCCGCTGTGAAAGACAAATTAACAACTGAAATTAAGTTTGAAAAAGACGGCGTTGCTCATCAGTTCCGTTTCATGAATAAGGTTCCTTTAAATGAGTCCAATCAAGACCAGTTAGTGAATTTTGTAGAATACTGGGAAACGACACCCAAAAAAACGCTACATTTCAGTTGGGTGACAAGTCTTAAAGTGACAGAAGAAAATGTTTTCGATATCATGCGTGGTGGAAGAGCACGCTGGCGGATTGAGAATGAGACGTTCAATACGCTCAAGAACCAGGGATATCATTTTGAACATAACTTTGGACATGGATATAAAAACCTGTCAGTTGTTTTTGCAATGTTGATGATGCTAGCATTTCTTGTGGACCAGGTACAGCAAATAGCATCTCGGTTATTTAATGCAGTTTGGAAGAAGTTAGGAACCAAAAGAAGAATGTGGGAAGATATAAGGAGTTTATTTATTGGATACAGCGTTGATTCAATGGAAGAGATATTAATAGCACTTTTTTATGGATTCAAAAAGGGTAAACTGCTTATTTCGAGTGATCCGCCTCCATCTTGA